The following proteins come from a genomic window of Amaranthus tricolor cultivar Red isolate AtriRed21 chromosome 14, ASM2621246v1, whole genome shotgun sequence:
- the LOC130799370 gene encoding uncharacterized protein LOC130799370, whose translation MMLDNMVNDLKKENWFGRVIVLVYSIEFQKRGLLHAHIVLFLHRDDKISNPVDIDKFISAEMPDKEKNPSLYALVTYLMINGPCGLSNSRSPCMRDGMCSKHFLKRFNEETFVDGDVYPCYKRLDISVTIIKSGSEVDNRYVVLYNPSLILKYNVHINVKWCNQSRAINYLFKYINKEHNRIIEVYLVQIDEIHEYYNCRYVFASEASWRILRFEIHHRTPSVERLTVVFNDDDTINDRKRKVWTPRKRRFSIGRLYHVAPGCGERYYIRKLLSFVKGPTSYEDIRTVDGIIHPTFKDACYSMGLLDDDKEYIDGIT comes from the exons ATGATGTTGGACAATATGGTTAACGATCTGAAGAAAGAAAATTGGTTTGGAAGAGTAATTGTAT TGGTATATAGTATTGAATTCCAAAAAAGAGGACTTCTGCATGCACATATAGTATTGTTCTTGCACCGCGATGATAAGATTTCTAATCCAGTTGATATTGACAAGTTTATCTCCGCCGAGATGCCTGACAAGGAGAAGAACCCTTCATTGTATGCCTTGGTGACATATTTGATGATTAATGGCCCGTGTGGATTGTCAAACTCAAGATCACCTTGCATGCGCGATGGAATGTGTTCTAAACACTTTCTTAAAAGGTTTAATGAAGAAACATTTGTCGATGGAGATGTTTATCCCTGTTACAAGAGGTTGGATATTAGTGTAACTATAATCAAGAGTGGTAGTGAAGTGGACAATAGATATGTTGTCCTATACAATCCATCTTTAATTTTGAAATACAATGTACATATAAATGTCAAATGGTGTAACCAATCTCGCGCAATTAATTATCTCTTCAAGTACATCAACAAGGAACATAACAGAATTATAGAGGTTTATCTAGTTCAAATTGATGAAATTCATGAATACTATAATTGTAGATATGTGTTCGCAAGTGAAGCTTCTTGGCGCATCTTAAGATTTGAGATTCATCATCGTACTCCATCAGTAGAAAGGCTTACTGTTGTGTTCAATGATGATGACACAATCAATGAT AGAAAAAGGAAAGTATGGACTCCGCGTAAAAGAAGATTCTCAATAGGAAGATTGTATCACGTTGCACCAGGCTGTGGCGAACGTTATTATATAAGAAAACTTCTTAGCTTTGTCAAGGGCCCGACATCATATGAAGATATCAGAACTGTTGATGGAATTATTCATCCTACATTTAAGGATGCTTGCTATTCCATGGGCCTGCTTGATGACGATAAGGAATACATTGATGGAATCACTTAA
- the LOC130799371 gene encoding uncharacterized protein LOC130799371, translating to MGERTCIRDVATCLDLAPTKVWRLIRRGEIKAHSNPLHPYLTDANKARRVEWILSLIQEDTIHHHPMYKGMYDFIHIDEKWFYLTKKTQRIYLAHKEKIPYRAKKSSKFIPKAMFLGAVARPKWNQYGQCTFDGKIGIFPFVSRVAAQRNSINRPRGSIEIKPTDSVTQEVYRSMLIEQLIPAILRKWPSDGPSIIFIQQDNARVHITNDDPIWQQNNRQGAFTFILTQQPPNSPDCKILDLSFFRSIQSLMHKKIPKNMKELIKAVEDAFEELHPKTLTNVWISLQHHLNEILKVKGSNDYVQPHLGKKVQEDNGKLQIQVRVPSQLVRECVRFLNPSTNQQGTQTENEDAAQHNQQILEAYDKAVEESQRLL from the coding sequence ATGGGTGAACGTACATGCATAAGAGATGTTGCAACATGTTTAGACTTGGCACCAACAAAGGTTTGGCGATTGATACGAAGGGGGGAGATTAAGGCACATTCAAATCCATTACACCCTTATTTAACGGATGCAAACAAGGCGAGAAGGGTTGAGTGGATTTTAAGTCTCATTCAAGAAGatacaattcatcatcatccaatgtATAAAGGTATGTATGACTTCATACATATTGatgaaaaatggttttacttaacCAAGAAGACACAAAGAATTTATCTAGCACACAAAGAAAAAATTCCATATAGGGCGAAAAAGTcatcaaaattcattccaaaagCCATGTTTTTAGGTGCGGTTGCAAGGCCTAAATGGAATCAATATGGCCAATGCACATTTGATGGGAAAATCGGAATTTTCCCTTTCGTAAGTAGGGTTgcagcacaaagaaattcaattAACCGTCCAAGGGGGTCTATAGAAATTAAACCAACTGATTCGGTTACTCAGGAAGTTTATAGGAGCATGCTCATAGAACAATTAATTCCAgcaattcttagaaaatggccAAGTGATGGTCCATCGATAATTTTCATccaacaagataatgcaagggTTCACATAACAAATGATGATCCAATTTGGCAACAAAACAACAGGCAAGGGGCTTTTACATTCATTCTAACTCAACAACCACCAAATAGTCCCGATTGTAAAATATTAGATTTGAGTTTTTTTAGGAGCATACAATCACTTATGCATAAGAAAATTCCAAAGAACATGAAAGAGTTAATAAAAGCAGTGGAAGATGCATTCGAAGAGTTACATCCAAAGACTTTAACCAATGTTTGGATTTCATTACAACACCACTTAAATGAAATCCTAAAGGTTAAAGGGTCTAATGACTATGTTCAGCCACACCTAGGGAAGAAAGTTCAAGAAGACAATGGAAAGTTACAAATACAAGTGCGAGTACCATCACAATTGGTTAGGGAATGTGTACGTTTCCTTAACCCAAGCACAAATCAGCAAGGCACACAAACAGAAAATGAAGATGCTGCACAACATAATCAACAAatacttgaagcatatgataAAGCAGTGGAAGAATCTCaaagattattataa